The following is a genomic window from Phaseolus vulgaris cultivar G19833 chromosome 6, P. vulgaris v2.0, whole genome shotgun sequence.
GTTAAGGACTAAAAAGATGTTTTCAATAGTATTTATCACTCCAAACTACTCAAGAGGATTAACTTGACCGTCAAAACATCTTTTGCAATACGTTCCATATCAAAAACGCAAGAAAAAACCTTCTCCTATATACAAAAACAATTAACGTCTATCTCGTAAAgttaaaaagaatttaaaaacaaaatcttacataataacaacaattataACAAACGACATGGAAAAAGAATTGAGACTTGAATAACAAACATAAAACTATAAAACCAAATTACAATCCAACACCTTGATTCATATCAAATCAAGTGAGATGCATTTCCCATTTTCCAATAATACTCATAAACCAGGTTAAACAAACAGAAACCTAAACTCATAAACAAGGTCAAACAAACTAGAGAAACAGACGACGACAAATCCTAATTCTTTTATCTAATTAATTCTCTTTCCGATTTTTAACTAGTTCATTATCCAAAGTCAATTTCACATTTCTAATAATTCGATTATATTGAACGTCACGTGTGACTAAACACATATATTTATACAAATATTGTGATGTTTTGAACATAATTCCGGCAACAGGAGGAATGTTTACTTGGATATATGAAGACGCAACCTGCCAAACGCATTCACAAAACCATTAATCTCAACAATGGTTGACAACGATGTGTACGCTGTTTTGGTCCCCAACCACCATCAACACGCACAacctttctcttttttttctttttattctccATTCAATTCACCATCAACTTTCTAaccacttcttcttcttcttcaaaatGCTGCTGCAACTGCATCTCAATCTCCTACCCCTAACTTTCTTCATCTTCTGGAGCCTTCAGGGTGCCCTAGGGGACCCTCAAATTCTTTTGCTGAACAAGGGGTGTAGCCAATACAACGCCACAGATTTGTCCAATTTCAACCAAAATCTAAACGCAACTTTGAATGAACTTAGAGTTCAAGTTAGCAACCAAAGCAAACACTTTGCCACCGCTCAAGAAGCTAGAGGACAAGACCCTGTCTATGCCTTGTTCCAATGTAGGAACTACCTCTCCACTGCTGACTGCGCCGCCTGCTATGACGCCGCCGCCGCCCAAATCCGCAACTGCTCCGCCGGGGCCAACGGTGCCCGTGTCATCTATGACGGTTGCCTCCTTAGGTACACCTTCACTATCACATCTATTTCTTATGCTTAATCATACACGGAAAATTATGCCCATAGATTATgaatttaaagataaatatatataatgattgatatatttgtaaataaatggtataaaatatatattaaaataatagtattattagCTGTAAAGTTTTGATGtaatgatttaaaaataaatatataataaatactatattaaatggtataaaaaaatatattaaaacagtAGTATTATTAATTGTAAAACAAAAGTAGAAGTTGACAAAATATCAAGATCCATTATACATATATTTCACAATGATATTGATTACAGATAAAGATGTAAGAATAAATTTTAGTTCAAGTTTAAAACTCACtattaagtatatatatatatatatatatatatatatatgactcaTTTAGAACCTAttataaaacttataaaaagtattgttaatataaatTCTACTATATGAaccctcaatttttttttaaattaagctAAATTTAAAAGTTCGCTTCCTATTTCATAATACAGAgttttattatttcataaaatattttcttatgtctgtatataaaagtattttattaattattatattacaaAAGAAATTCTGTAGATATTTTTTGGAAAGAGATGAAAGATAATAATTGAGCAGTTGTCGTGTGAATGATGGAATTGCAATGGTTGGACTTTTGAGATTGCAGCCATGTTATGTATGAACTTGCATGCATTAATTATCAAATTTAATAATGTCAGGATCAgactaaattttaaatatgatttgaCAAGGCATTAATTATGTGAGGAATTTCTTTTGTTGGTTTTGTCAAGAGTCGTGGTTCAGCTTTCTAGATGATAAGATAAAAAGATTAATGTGGTCTTAATTTAAAGGCTTGGcactcaaattaaaataatctaACTTATAGATTAAAGTAAAGAAGATATAAACAGATAATTGTATGTTTAGAATCTAATTAAAGTGTCAATAATACTTTATCTGAGATGCTTGTTTTAGCACGTTTTATTATTAATTGGAATTTATTCAAAACTGTAAAATCAATAgagaaatttattaataaaagaatgCATTTTTTTAATCGTTTTATCCATTAATAAAGAAATACGTTCAAACAAATCTGTGAAAATACATTGCCAGTGTTTATTTTGAGATAATTTTCAGTTTAAAAttttactaataaaattaaaaaaaaagtttaataaatataatttctctattctatgtttttttttgagaaaaaaatatggGTGTTACATTTCCCATGTAAGTAGGTaaacaaatagaaaatataaattctaGTTGACTTTTTGACAGTATGGTAATGAGAGATGATGTAATACCATTTTTCCTTAACGTCACCACCTTTCAtaagttaaaaaagaaaaaggttaatcttattcaaattatatattatttatataatattaatcttctttctttctcttgtatgcatattatatatatatatatatatatatatatatatgttcatgctattttctttcacttttaaATCGTCTAAACGTATAAACAGAAGAAAAAACATAgtatttcttattatttttgttattttcctAATCTCGTAaactattaataaatattttatatacagCATAATAATGATGTGTAGACTTcaaaaaataagataaactcTTGTAAATGCACATTTTTTTGCTTCTATGTATAAATTATTCGAGAATATTACTAGTTCTTATCTGAGCCATTAATTAGGAATTTAATAccactattattttaattagcCGTCACAAGATCGTTGTGTTGACCCTAGTGTGATCTTAgttaatttaatgaaaaaacaTAGACCCATTTTGTAAAactaaatcataaaaataatacaatacaatagtatatatacatatattaaatgTTATTGGTTGTGACCAATATAGAGTCATGATGTACACGTGTTAAACCAGTAGAACACAAATAACTTTATAACAGTCAAATgtgtaaaattgaaaatatgagATTTTATCCTAAAATCACTTATCTATCCTAAAATTATACtaaataacatttatattttcttcaatttaaaataaatatttatttttcttatatttttaataaaatgaaattcacactttaaattttaaataatatatattaactaatatttaaatataaaaatgatgaaaatttaaaaaacaaggATTTAGAATTTTTTGCAAGGAAAAAGTTcatagatttaattatatatttaaaaatcataaaaatatattatcaaataaattataatttttcttataaaaaaatatatatttttgagaaaatgatatttatttttttagtttgtaaaaataatattttaaaaatataaaatttatttaatcttttgtttatagaattttctttaattttttatttgaaagcttaaatttttatttattttttataattttctagtTAAGTTCTTCTCAATATGATTTATTGAGACGAAATTtcacttaaaagtttttaaacACAAGCATCTATTATGAGTTTTATGCCGCTTATGCTCTTAAGAAAGTGTTATttactttctttattttatttaaaataccacaattttattaaagaatatgaaaattaaaactaaagttttaaaatataaaagtattttttataaataaaaaactaaatttattagGAGAAAATTGAATCTACCACTCCTAAGGTTTTTTCAATGACATTAAAAGTTTTTctaatttcaaaataaacatttaCATTTCTTATATCATTAGTAACATGCTCTTTATTTAGATGATTGAGAATGTTGATTTTCCAAGACAAGAACATGAGTTGGCAGTTGATGAACCTGAGTCATAGCTAACTTTGATGTTTTGTACTTTTAAATGTGTTGTTGAGGTATGAGAGCACTGGCTTCTTTGACCAGACCACTATGGCTGGCAACAGTATGATTTGTGGAAATCAGACAGCAGCTGATTTCAATACAACTGCACAGCAAGTTCTAAAGGATCTGCAAATTGCAACCCCCAAAATCACTGGTTTCTTTGCAGCTACCAAGACACAACTGGCTGGTGGTGCAATCTATGCCATTGCACAATGTGCTGAAACTGTCTCAGAGAGTGGTTGTCTGGATTGCCTCACAGTTGGATATAACAACATACATatttgtttacccaatacagaGGGAAGAGCATTTGATGCTGGATGTTTTATGAGATACTCAGAGACAGCTTTTTTTGCTGATAACCAGACCATTGATATCACACCCTTCTTGCAACAAGGTAGAGTTAGGAATCATACTTTCTTTAcattaattttgaaatacaaGGTAGAATGAATGATagtagtatatttttttatcctgCAGGGGGTTCAAGCAAGAAGGGAGCCATTATTGGTGGGGTTGTTGGAGGTGTAGGTCTTGTGGTGATCCTCCTTGGACTAATTGTCTTGCTTAGACTGTTCAAGAAACCCAAGAGGGGTCGAAGAGGTAAGAAAATTGGATAATTTTTGAATTGATGATTTCTTACATGTTTGGTCTGATTTTTATCACAGTACAGTATAGTATAGAAGTTAACAAACTTATCATGTATATTAATTTCATAGTAATAGAGTTAAATTTCTGCTAATAACTCCTTTAGTCTTTATTCCAAGGAATGAATTACTGTGGAGTGTTGAATTTCTTTGTTGCTATGATGAATAATTGGATCCATTTATTCACTAAGATGTTCCAAATTTCGTTTCCTTGTCAGATAACATATTGGGAGCAACTGAATTGAAAGGTCCAGTTTCGTTCAGGTATAAGGATTTGAAGGCTGCAACAAAAGATTTCagtgaagaaaataaactagGACAAGGAGGTTTTGGAGATGTATACAAGGTAATTTCAACATTTTTATTGGAGTACATGTTTAAAAACAAGCATGATTCTTTCTGAGAAAGGTAGAGAAAAAGATCAATGACTTTTTTAAAACTGTAGCTAAATCACCAATTCATGGAACAGGGCACTTTGAAAAATGGGAAAATAGTTGCAGTGAAGAAATTATCTTTAGGCCACTCAGGAAAGATCGATGAACAATTTGAAAGTGAAGTGAAGCTTATAAGCAACGTTCATCACAAGAATCTAGTTCGACTCCTTGGATGTTGCAGTAAAGGCCCAGAGAGAATCCTTGTGTATGAATACATGGCAAATAACAGCTTGGATAGATTCTTATTTGGTAAAACTCATGTCAATCTCCTAATTGAAGCATTTTTTGAATCTCAGTTTTTTATATATTCCCCTCTCTTCCTCCCTTTTACTCAATCATAGGTGAAGGAAAGGACTCCCTCAGCTGGAAACAAAGATATGATATAATTTTAGGCACAGCAAAGGGTTTGGCTTATCTACATGAGGATTTCCATGTTTGCATCATACATAGGGATATAAAGGCTAGCAA
Proteins encoded in this region:
- the LOC137831618 gene encoding cysteine-rich receptor-like protein kinase 2 — translated: MCTLFWSPTTINTHNLSLFFLFILHSIHHQLSNHFFFFFKMLLQLHLNLLPLTFFIFWSLQGALGDPQILLLNKGCSQYNATDLSNFNQNLNATLNELRVQVSNQSKHFATAQEARGQDPVYALFQCRNYLSTADCAACYDAAAAQIRNCSAGANGARVIYDGCLLRYESTGFFDQTTMAGNSMICGNQTAADFNTTAQQVLKDLQIATPKITGFFAATKTQLAGGAIYAIAQCAETVSESGCLDCLTVGYNNIHICLPNTEGRAFDAGCFMRYSETAFFADNQTIDITPFLQQGGSSKKGAIIGGVVGGVGLVVILLGLIVLLRLFKKPKRGRRDNILGATELKGPVSFRYKDLKAATKDFSEENKLGQGGFGDVYKGTLKNGKIVAVKKLSLGHSGKIDEQFESEVKLISNVHHKNLVRLLGCCSKGPERILVYEYMANNSLDRFLFGEGKDSLSWKQRYDIILGTAKGLAYLHEDFHVCIIHRDIKASNILLDDEMQPRIADFGLARLLPDDQSHLSTRFAGTLGYTAPEYAIHGQLSEKADAYSFGVVVLEIVSGQKNTGLREDANGEFLLQRAWKLYEEDMHLRLADKTLDPEEYEVEEVKKVIEIALLCIQASAAARPTMSEVVASLKSKNSVGQTRPSMPVFVESNFRTRAADTSTSTASSTSNATASISILSAR